In Plasmodium brasilianum strain Bolivian I chromosome 12, whole genome shotgun sequence, the genomic window TTCCAGctcttttttctgtttttcaataatagaatcataattttttattttgtcattTAAATCTTTTAATCCTTTTTCTCCTCTTTTTAATAAGGAAAGAACATCATTTGATCCATCGCTATGTTCactattatttaatatttcactATCAAATTCTATTAAGAAAGTTTTAAATCTTTCTACTATGGCCATTTTTTCACTTAaagctttttttaaatcttgatttatttgttttcttgCTCCCAAATCTTCTTGTAGCAATAATGTTTGAGGAGAGGATCTTTCCAAAAAACATCTATCACATACTCTAACTTTTTCTGCATAACTGTATTCACTTATCTTTATTCTATTGTCTGAACAATTGGAACAAAATACATTTCCACATGCTCTACAATGATGTTTCCTTACtcttacattaaaaaaagcaTTACAGCTATAGCAATTCGTTACTTCCTCATCAGGTACCCAAAAATGTTTCTtgtcattttcattattttctgCATCCCTAATATGAGATGCTGAATTGTTCAGGTACAATTCGTTTTCTGTATAAGGgcccatatatatttttgctaaattttttttttttttttttttcacctcTTTTTAAAgctttttcttaatataatttgaaCTAATTAAATACAAACTCTCAAACGTAAAAcataagtataaataaaacattttaccatacatacatttatatgattAAACGTATATTATACGTGCATTATACtaacattattatacttacataatacatatacatatatttacatagcatatataaattatgtatacattaatCATAAAACTTcaatcattaaaaaaattagaattaaaaattaaatattatgaattaaGAATTGTGAATTAAGAATTGTGAATTAAGAATTGTGAAT contains:
- a CDS encoding FYVE and coiled-coil domain-containing protein, which codes for MGPYTENELYLNNSASHIRDAENNENDKKHFWVPDEEVTNCYSCNAFFNVRVRKHHCRACGNVFCSNCSDNRIKISEYSYAEKVRVCDRCFLERSSPQTLLLQEDLGARKQINQDLKKALSEKMAIVERFKTFLIEFDSEILNNSEHSDGSNDVLSLLKRGEKGLKDLNDKIKNYDSIIEKQKKELELLQREKEHKTELNKILNIRNYEIQQKNMNIKSLVKEKNELTLVKEESEGIIHSYKKQVEKLIIRCNQLELEKKMKNNNELQSNYSFTNSSATSYLRNSFNYPPNEMSVSYTVAQGPTNEPEDENCCTYCQRRSCAIM